Proteins co-encoded in one Coraliomargarita parva genomic window:
- a CDS encoding YfbK domain-containing protein, whose translation MKILPDDPRLTAYAIGEVEDEQERAVIEAAVAADPELQATVEATRSMAALLSEGLASEAAPELSEFEKAKMEQRPVTHGFWKRNKRSLLGLAAALALCGILIPQFKTYKAQTTPLVESSGDVIPVDDLRSGSDNQESSLDEGSAVPTEALRLLPAQSREAVVSDLGGSAVVENEIAHPETGRIPVAENSTAVSEFDAAEIQLKSRGRIVDNDDALTAVTASDEPAFSLPHTMSASSAGTSSSILSSVQIAAVEVDLPVMSDSFEVSAGLGAPDMAADAAASLRELPRLPEDQEILGQASKSARTQIFGLKVKPAPKPAVQAWNTEKYDPIEDTDFRSPRVAPLSTFSIDVDTASYANVRRFLNQGQLPPADAVRIEELINYFPYSDAAPTESLDDGGDPFAVHMAQTFAPWEPAHRLLRIALKGYEMPWEDRPASNLVFLLDVSGSMNSQNKLPLVKEAMDILVRRLDQRDRVAIVVYAGASGLVLPSTTANNTETIQHAMENLKAGGSTNAGAGIELAYKVAREHFIKDGNNRVILCTDGDFNVGLTDRGALSDVAETQAEEGVSLTILGFGMGNYKDDMLETLSNKGKGSYAYVDSRAEARKVFLEDLASNIFKIAKDVKIQVEFNPAAVNAYRLIGYENRRLKAEDFNNDKKKAGDIGPGHSVVALYEIVPSGVEMDLPGVDALKYQQAAEVVQADAEVATVKLRYKQLDAETSKLIQSSVRADEVVAFKQASEDIRFCAAVAAFGLRLRGSDTIAAYSYSQIERIAADALDIDPGGHRSEFTDLVRKAEELSAGAGNTPE comes from the coding sequence GCCTACGCGATCGGTGAAGTCGAAGACGAACAAGAGCGTGCTGTAATTGAAGCCGCCGTTGCGGCCGACCCTGAACTGCAAGCCACGGTTGAAGCGACCCGCTCGATGGCGGCCTTGCTCAGCGAGGGACTTGCTTCCGAAGCCGCTCCTGAATTGAGCGAATTTGAAAAAGCAAAGATGGAACAGCGCCCGGTTACGCACGGATTCTGGAAGCGCAATAAACGCTCCCTGCTCGGACTGGCCGCTGCGCTCGCGCTTTGCGGCATCCTGATCCCGCAGTTCAAGACCTACAAGGCACAGACGACACCCTTGGTTGAGTCGTCCGGCGATGTGATTCCTGTGGACGACCTGAGGTCCGGATCTGACAATCAGGAGTCTTCGCTTGATGAAGGATCGGCTGTCCCAACTGAAGCACTTCGTTTGCTTCCTGCCCAGTCGCGTGAAGCTGTGGTGAGTGATCTCGGTGGAAGTGCAGTCGTTGAGAATGAAATAGCGCACCCGGAAACAGGCCGTATACCTGTGGCCGAAAATTCAACGGCCGTCAGTGAATTTGACGCTGCTGAAATCCAGTTGAAAAGTAGAGGGCGCATTGTCGATAACGACGATGCTCTGACTGCAGTGACTGCTTCAGACGAGCCGGCCTTTTCGCTCCCGCATACCATGTCGGCTTCTTCAGCCGGTACTTCTAGCTCTATTTTAAGTAGCGTTCAGATTGCTGCAGTTGAGGTAGACCTACCCGTTATGTCTGACAGTTTTGAAGTCAGTGCCGGTCTGGGCGCCCCTGATATGGCAGCGGATGCCGCTGCAAGTCTTCGTGAACTCCCTCGTTTGCCAGAAGACCAGGAAATTCTCGGTCAAGCTTCGAAATCTGCAAGGACCCAAATCTTTGGGCTTAAAGTGAAGCCAGCTCCGAAGCCAGCAGTTCAAGCGTGGAACACCGAGAAATACGATCCGATCGAGGATACGGATTTCCGGTCTCCGCGGGTGGCCCCGCTCTCGACCTTCTCGATCGATGTCGACACGGCCAGCTATGCGAACGTACGCCGCTTCCTCAATCAAGGTCAACTGCCCCCGGCAGATGCGGTGCGGATCGAGGAGCTGATCAACTACTTCCCTTACAGTGACGCAGCGCCGACTGAATCCTTGGACGACGGCGGCGATCCCTTTGCCGTGCACATGGCGCAAACCTTCGCGCCCTGGGAGCCCGCGCACCGCTTGCTGCGGATCGCGCTCAAGGGCTATGAGATGCCGTGGGAGGATCGTCCCGCGTCGAATCTGGTCTTTCTCCTCGACGTATCCGGTTCGATGAACAGTCAGAACAAGCTTCCTCTGGTCAAGGAAGCGATGGACATCCTGGTGCGTCGTCTCGACCAGCGCGACCGGGTGGCGATCGTGGTCTATGCGGGGGCTTCCGGTCTTGTGCTGCCGTCCACCACGGCTAATAACACCGAGACCATCCAGCACGCAATGGAGAACCTGAAGGCCGGTGGTTCGACCAACGCCGGTGCCGGAATCGAGTTGGCTTACAAAGTGGCCCGCGAACATTTCATCAAGGATGGAAACAACCGGGTCATCCTCTGCACCGACGGAGACTTCAATGTCGGCCTGACGGATCGCGGGGCGCTGTCGGATGTGGCCGAAACGCAAGCGGAAGAGGGCGTCTCCCTGACGATTCTCGGATTCGGGATGGGGAACTACAAGGATGACATGCTCGAGACCCTTTCGAACAAGGGCAAGGGCAGCTATGCCTACGTCGACTCCCGCGCCGAGGCCCGCAAGGTCTTCCTCGAGGATCTTGCCAGTAATATCTTCAAGATCGCCAAGGATGTGAAGATCCAGGTCGAATTCAATCCAGCCGCAGTTAATGCGTATCGATTGATCGGATACGAGAATCGTCGCCTGAAAGCGGAGGACTTCAATAACGACAAGAAGAAGGCCGGCGACATCGGCCCGGGGCACAGTGTGGTGGCACTGTATGAAATCGTGCCTTCGGGAGTTGAGATGGACTTGCCGGGCGTCGATGCGCTGAAGTACCAGCAGGCTGCGGAGGTTGTGCAGGCGGACGCCGAGGTCGCAACGGTGAAGCTGCGCTACAAGCAACTCGATGCCGAAACCAGCAAGTTGATCCAGTCCTCGGTGCGTGCGGACGAAGTGGTCGCGTTCAAGCAGGCCTCGGAGGATATCCGCTTCTGTGCGGCCGTGGCTGCCTTCGGCTTGCGCCTGCGCGGTTCGGATACGATCGCCGCTTACAGCTACAGTCAGATCGAGCGCATTGCGGCCGACGCGCTCGATATCGACCCCGGCGGGCATCGTTCCGAGTTCACCGATCTGGTGCGCAAGGCCGAAGAGTTGAGCGCAGGGGCCGGAAATACACCGGAATAA
- a CDS encoding tyrosine-type recombinase/integrase codes for MSGKKGIRNVAGMINRPKGGRRSLTAREYFQQRVSGSLVEDVGAWLAYLAERGYSRTSVDTYGWGLKMFLLWTTEQTLYEAQAITRRELEHYQSWLYLYRQRNGSPLSIRSQLTRLTAVQRFFSWMNETGRLAVDPSVYLRLPRKPCRGLPKVLSRLEIANLMAQANYLDPLGLRDRTILELFYATGIRRSELVFLDLFDIDLSEATVFVRQGKGGRDRLLPLGNETVRWLNAYLKKSRPRLCREASERALFITGYGTRFNPGSLGNWVGRTMRAAGITKRGACHLLRHSCATHMMENGADLRCIQQLLGHARLDTTQIYTEVGIVRLREVYNRTHPSTRKL; via the coding sequence ATGTCCGGTAAGAAAGGCATACGCAACGTTGCCGGTATGATCAATCGGCCGAAAGGCGGGCGAAGATCGCTTACGGCACGAGAGTACTTTCAGCAACGAGTCAGCGGTAGTCTTGTCGAGGATGTGGGTGCATGGCTCGCCTATCTGGCTGAAAGAGGCTATTCGCGAACTTCAGTGGATACCTATGGGTGGGGCTTGAAAATGTTCCTGCTGTGGACAACTGAACAAACTCTCTACGAGGCACAGGCGATCACACGACGTGAACTGGAGCATTACCAAAGCTGGCTGTATCTGTATCGTCAGAGAAATGGCAGTCCCTTGAGTATCCGCTCACAGTTAACACGCTTGACGGCGGTTCAGCGGTTTTTCTCGTGGATGAATGAAACAGGCCGTCTGGCTGTGGATCCGTCTGTCTATTTAAGGCTTCCGCGAAAGCCCTGCCGAGGGTTGCCGAAAGTTCTGAGCCGACTAGAAATCGCCAATCTCATGGCACAAGCCAATTATCTGGACCCGCTTGGTTTAAGGGACCGGACCATTCTTGAATTGTTTTACGCGACGGGTATCCGGCGCAGCGAATTGGTTTTTCTGGACTTGTTTGATATCGATTTGTCCGAGGCCACCGTCTTTGTCCGACAGGGAAAAGGGGGGCGTGATCGACTCTTACCCCTGGGCAATGAAACCGTACGGTGGCTGAATGCCTATTTGAAGAAATCACGCCCCAGACTCTGTCGGGAAGCCTCGGAAAGAGCACTGTTCATCACCGGCTACGGAACCCGGTTCAATCCCGGATCTTTAGGGAATTGGGTGGGCCGAACCATGCGTGCGGCTGGTATCACGAAGCGTGGGGCCTGCCACTTGTTGAGGCATAGCTGTGCGACACATATGATGGAGAATGGGGCCGACCTACGCTGCATCCAGCAGCTCCTCGGTCATGCACGTCTGGACACCACCCAAATCTACACCGAAGTCGGTATCGTGCGACTCCGGGAAGTCTACAATCGCACGCATCCGAGCACTCGAAAGCTTTGA